The DNA sequence TTCGAGCAGAAACCTGGCCCGAAATGGTCCCGTTTTGGGAAACCCGATGGAGTTAAGTTCAGCAAACCAGCGCGGGTCGAACACAAACACGGGTAAAACCGCAGCATCGTTCGCCATGGCCTGAAAAAAGGCATCATTATCATGCAACCGGAGATCATTGCGGAACCAGTATAGAATTCGTTGGGGCATAAAAAAACAGGCTGTCGGTCGTATACGTACTATACCGACAACCTGAAATAGAAGGATAAGTTTCCTCCGGCAACGTTCGTCAATCAACCAGCGGGCAGATTACTGCTCGTTCAGGTCCCAATTGTAGTCGAGAAATGAAATCTGGGTGTCCTGATTGATTTTTGTTTTCGAGTATTTGTTGACCCAGTACTCCACCGACTTGTTGTCATCCTTCCAGTCGCCTTTGTACCAGTCAAAATACTTCGATAGGCTGGCTTTTTTGGCAGTAATGGCATTCTTGGCGGGGTTGTTCAGGAAATCGCTTCCCTGATCGTCCAGTTGTGCATTAAGTTTGGCACCCGTGTACGCTTCGTTGCGAAGCCGGGGACAGGAGCGGGCGGCACATACGAGCGCAAAGTGAATCCGCTTATCGTCGAATTTCTTCCGCAGCGTTCCGTGTTCAATACGGTTCAAATCGTAGGTCTCATTACCCACTTTAATGAACTTGATATCCCAGGGCGTATTGACAAAAGGAATCTTGATTTTACTGCCAATATCCTTGATGCTCTTAACGGGGTAGTGTTCCAGAATAAGCTGGATGGTGTTGGCGTTGTAGGCGTTGATCCAGTAGGCCATCTGTTCCTCCTGGCTCCACTTGTCGGTTGGGGGATTCTTGGCCAGCAGATCGAGGTATTTTTTGAGTTCTTTCTCGTCACTCTTAAACCCTTTGTAATTAACGAGCCCTTTTTCGTTAATGTATTTTTTGGCCAGCTGATCGAATAACGCGTGGCTAACCGGCTCGGCCGCCACTGTTGCGTGCACTGGAGGAGTCACGGGCTCCCGAAACGACAGCAGGCACGTAACCGATAAGCCCGCCAGCAATAACGCTATCCCTTTCATCGTGTAGTGTTTCATGTTCTTGTTTGTTTAGGAATACATACGTCGGGAAACCTTAAAAGGTTTACCTGCTGTTTGCAGGCCAACTATCGTTGACATCACATGAATCTCGATCTAACCGGAAAGACCGCTCTCGTAGGCGGCAGTACACAGGGCATTGGCCGGGCAACGGCCGTTGAACTGGCTCTCCTGGGCGCTACCGTAGTGCTTATGGCCCGTAATGAAGCCGCCCTCCAGCAAACGATTAGCGATCTGGCCACGAACCACGGGCAAGTTCACCACTACATCGTTGCCGACTTCAGCCAGCCGGGAGCCGTACCCGCGGCCATTGCCGACCATCTGACAAAATTCCCGGATCTGCATATTCTAATCAACAACACGGGCGGGCCGGCGGGTGGGCCGCTCATTGATGCAAAGCCGGAGGAATTTGTTCAGACGTTTCACAATCACCTGCTCAACAACCAGGCTCTGGTGCAGGCAGTGGTGCCAGCCATGCAGCGGGCAGGCTTCGGGCGCATTGTCAACATCATTTCAACGTCTGTCAAGCAACCCATCATTGGCTTGGGCGTTTCCAACACCATCCGGGGTGCCGTAGCCCAGTGGGCAAAAACCTTGTCGCTGGAGTTGGGGCCATCCGGAATAACAGTCAATAACGTACTGCCTGGCTATACCAGAACCGCCCGCCTGGACGCCGTACTGGCTATGCGGGCTAAATCGTCGGGCCAATCACCCGAAGACGTAGCGAGTCAGATGGAGCGGGAAATTCCGATTGGCCGCTTCGCCACCGCCGAAGAGGTTGCGGCTGCCGTAGCGTTCTTGTGTACCCCCGCGGCCGCCAGTATATCAGGCATCAACGTCCCCGTCGATGGTGGCAAAACGGGAGGACTTTAAAAATAAAGCAAGAAGGGGTAGGAAAGGGACGAGTGGGAATGATGTGTGCATTCCTTCATTCCCACTCGTCCCTTTCCTACCCCTTCTATTTCTTTAAACCAAACTATTTTTGAAGGCGTAGGCGACCATACCCGCCGTATTTTTAGTGCCGGTTTTTTCCAGAATTCGCAGTCGGTGCCCTTCAACGGTACGGGGGCTAAGGAAAATTTTCTCGCTTATTTCGTTGGTCGACAAACCTTCGCAAATCAGTACCAGTACCTCTTTTTCGCGTTCCGACAGGAGTATCTTGCTATTATAAAACGCATTGATCGGTTTCGTAACGGTTGTTTTGTTGGTCATCTTCCGGAGCATGGCTTTTGACACAAACTCGTTCAGATACACCCCTTCATCCATCACCTTCCGGATGGCCTTCTCCACCTCCCCCGCTTCGGC is a window from the Spirosoma rigui genome containing:
- a CDS encoding DUF547 domain-containing protein, producing MKHYTMKGIALLLAGLSVTCLLSFREPVTPPVHATVAAEPVSHALFDQLAKKYINEKGLVNYKGFKSDEKELKKYLDLLAKNPPTDKWSQEEQMAYWINAYNANTIQLILEHYPVKSIKDIGSKIKIPFVNTPWDIKFIKVGNETYDLNRIEHGTLRKKFDDKRIHFALVCAARSCPRLRNEAYTGAKLNAQLDDQGSDFLNNPAKNAITAKKASLSKYFDWYKGDWKDDNKSVEYWVNKYSKTKINQDTQISFLDYNWDLNEQ
- a CDS encoding SDR family oxidoreductase, encoding MNLDLTGKTALVGGSTQGIGRATAVELALLGATVVLMARNEAALQQTISDLATNHGQVHHYIVADFSQPGAVPAAIADHLTKFPDLHILINNTGGPAGGPLIDAKPEEFVQTFHNHLLNNQALVQAVVPAMQRAGFGRIVNIISTSVKQPIIGLGVSNTIRGAVAQWAKTLSLELGPSGITVNNVLPGYTRTARLDAVLAMRAKSSGQSPEDVASQMEREIPIGRFATAEEVAAAVAFLCTPAAASISGINVPVDGGKTGGL
- a CDS encoding response regulator transcription factor, whose product is MRKIKLALCDDHTLFRVGMATILGQVHDFELILEAGNGQELIDRIPRKTPDVVLLDLQMPVMDGTATADYLRENFPLIKIVVLTMHDEDRMVLHLLEKGVSGYLLKDAEAGEVEKAIRKVMDEGVYLNEFVSKAMLRKMTNKTTVTKPINAFYNSKILLSEREKEVLVLICEGLSTNEISEKIFLSPRTVEGHRLRILEKTGTKNTAGMVAYAFKNSLV